The Miscanthus floridulus cultivar M001 chromosome 6, ASM1932011v1, whole genome shotgun sequence genomic interval TGCCACGAATTGCTATACAAATTTCGTTCTGTCATGTTCAAGTCGTTCTCTTCATTAAGAGGTTGCTGAGTTTACGAAAAGGCATCTCTAGTCTAGGTGGTTAAGTATTTGATCATAGCGACATTTTTCGGTACCGGCGGCCCAATGCAACATGTCTCACAAGAATGGGCATCCATGATGAATATGAAGCAAAGCCTAAGCTAGCGTGCAAACATTGGTCGTCCGTATGGTATGGTATATTGTCACATGCATGACGTGCGTTGCATGGTTCAAATGGGCAAGGTGTGTAGTTGGAGCTTAGAAAGCACTCTAGTACTAGTTGGCAGCGTGTAAAGACATGCTCTCGCGCACCTTCAAGGCCGTCTCAAATAATGGGCCAAATTATATATGGGCTGCTAAAGACGCCATGTTTCGGGCCGAATTGAGCTTGATCTTATTTGACGCGGTCCTCTTACCGGGGGGTTGTGCAGGCCCAGTACTTGACGCGCGACCCTGGCTACCTGGGCTGCAAGACCGCGGCATGCCAGAAGCGCGACGCGTCGGGCGCCTGCAGCGTCCGCACCTGCGCCGCCACCGTCACCTTCCACGTCGTCAACTTCCGCACCGATGTCGAGTTCGTGCTCTTCTCCGGCGGCTTCCGGACGCCGTGCGTCCTCCAGCGGTCCGGCGCGCTCCGGTTCGCCAACCCTGCCAGCCCGCTCTACGGCCACCTCTCCAGCACCGACTCCACGGCCACATCGGTGAGCACGAGCAGTCCCACCGTTGTTTCTTCGTTCATTCTACGGCGATTTTCTGCAAAAGCAACAGCTTTACGGCAACTGTATCTGAGCGCTGGAAGCATGCATTGGGTGTTGCCAGATGAGGCTTACCTGGGTGAGCGGCGACCGGAGGCCGCAGCAGGCTCAGTACGGAGTAGGCAAGTCTGCTACTTCTCAAGTGGCAACATTCACGCAGAATGATATGTGCTGTAAGTTGTGATCGTCCGTTTATGAGAGAGCAGACGTTACTGAGGGAAATGTGACAGTGTTTGATTCTGGAATTGCTTCGGCAAACTTATCTTCGTGCAGGTAGCCCCTTGTTACCAAGCCCTGCCAAGGATTTCGGGTGGCATGACCCTGGCTACATTCACACGGCCGTCATGACCGGGCTGCAGCCTTCTCAGGCCTACACCTACCGTTACGGAAGGTAAAGTCCTCTTGTGACTAAGATCCTTGCAAGCAAAACTACTGATCCGCAACGCTTCAGAATTAGAAAATGCCATGGGTGTTAGTAAGGTTTCTGACTTTAAAATGTCAGCCAGTTCTGCAGTAACATTCTGGCAACCAAAGGagatggatgtttcatgtgttcaCGCTGAGTTTGTGCTTGTGCAGTGATTCTGTGGGTTGGAGTGACACAAACAAATTCAGAATGCCACCAGCTGCGGGCTCACCCGAGACATCATTTGTGATCTATGGTGATATGGGGAAGGCTCCGCTGGACCCATCAGTGGAACACTATATTCAGGTAGACCAAATTGTTGCCTTGAGCAACAAAATCGCTTAACTGTGGGTTTTGTATTCAGATTGTAACTTTCCTTCTGCGGTGTTCTTGTTGCATTAATTCCAAAATTACGAATTTATTTAAGTAGTAATTCTCACGGCATGCCTTTGCAGCCTGGATCGATTTCTGTGGCCAAGGCAGTGGCTAAAGAAATCCAGATAGGAAAGGTCGATTCAGTCTTCCACATAGGAGACATAAGCTATGCTACGGGCTTTCTGGTTGAATGGGACTTCTTCCTAAACCTCATAGCACCAGTCGCTTCTCGAGTTCCCTACATGACCGCTATTGGCAATCACGAAAGGTAACTGCTACTTTTAAAATCTTATGTTTGCAGTGTAATCTGAACAGTTGATTTGCGTCGTGAAATGCACCATCGTTGAGCATGAACTTGAGTTGTCTTCCTCAGGGATTATGCAGAGTCTGGTTCTGTATATGTGACCCCAGATTCAGGCGGCGAATGTGGAGTTGCATATGAGTCATATTTCCACATGCCAGCTGTCAGTAAGGATAAGCCATGGTATTCAATTGAGCAAGGGAGTGTTCACTTTGTCGTGATGTCAACTGAGCATAAGTGGTCAGAGACGTCAGAGCAGGTATACAATCAATTGGAACTTTTCATGTATTGTTCAGACTTAGAAATATATGTATTGTCTCTCTGAAAAGTTTATTGTTTGAATAGTACAAATGGATGAATCAAGATTTGTCATCAGTCAATAGATCGAGGACACCATGGGTAATTTTCATTGGGTGAGTTTCGTTACACAAACATGTTTGTTTTGAAGTAGCTTGGCTACGGACAGATCATGCTGGCCCAGTAAAATTACAAACTTAAGTCCTTTCATTTTGTACTTTGTTTATCTTGAATCTGTAATATGTGCTATTCAGATACAAAAAACAGAATCACCATACTTCAATGAAAAATGCAGGCATAGACCGATGTATTCTTCCCATGTCGGAATACCAGTTAATGTAGATCCAATTTTTGTGGCCTCTGTTGAGCCACTCTTGCTCAAGTACCAGGTAAGAAATCACACTTGAAAACTGAAACTTAACTACATCAGGCTTTTTTTTAGATTCTTAACTACATCAGGCTGGTATGAAAAGAAATGACCAGCTGATCTGAATACGCTAACCATAGTAGCATGTTTTGGTTTTTGGGTGTGTAGGTGGATTTGGTTTTCTTTGGCCATGTACACAACTATGAGAGGACTTGTGCAGTATACCGGGGCATATGCAAAGGCAAGCCAAAGAAGGATGCAAGTGGAATTGATACTTATGACAACAGCAAATATACTGCGCCTGTTCATGCCATTGTTGGAGCTGGAGGGTTTAGCTTGGACAAGTTCCCTAAGATTGTGGTAAGAATTATAGTAACAAGTCTTTTGTTGTCCAACGCAAGTAGTGCATGATCTTGAAGAAGTATGATATACATGAGATTTCTTGTAATAACTATCCAGTGAACATTAAGATTTGGGAGATAATTTTAAGTTTATAACTATAAATTGATATCCAATACTATACATGCTTGTTAACAATCTTGCCTTGATTTCCAAATAATCAGTTGGACAAGTGGAGCTTATCAAGAGTTTCAGAGTTCGGCTATGCCAGGGTGCATGCCACAAGAGCTGATATGCTGGTTCAGGTCAGTTTTTgtatttcctttccttttctcaATGTTTTCTATCTTCTCACATGTTTGATTGAAATAGTACTTCAGAGATTAAAGTGGCATTGAATAACGAAAATTCCAGAAAATTCCGAAAGAGCACCATTTTGGCATTTCTCTCTGAACAATTGTTTCTCTGTTTTCTTCAGTTTGTAAGCTCAAGTACGATGGAGGTTCGGGACCAATTTAAAATTGTGAAGCCAGATCCGGCAAGGAGGCTACGGAACCAGCCAGTTCAACCGTAGCTGCAGTTTATGGAAAAGAAGATGGAACTGGAGCTACTTATATTTTTGTTATGCTATAGAAAAATAGCGCTGAATTACACATAAGGGCATTGTCTAATTAAGTTCTATAGCTATCTGTGTAGTGTATGTTTTTTCATGACATCTCTACATCGATATAGTTCCATCTCCCTCTGTGGAGGATATTGATCCACAAGTGCCATACTGTAGTTGTAGCTAGCAGCGTAACATGGGCTCCTGAACTTTTAAGTTTTAATCTACAGTTTTGTTACTTCTGAATTTCTGAAAGTACAGGAATTAAAACCAGCATTCCAAACAAGTCCTAAACAAAACTTTGA includes:
- the LOC136459222 gene encoding probable inactive purple acid phosphatase 27, with product MGVSGSGVALLVFLGLCTAVSSWTPPPPPPPEMLHESFAGKSEFRTVNRRRLGVCSNPSPYLAISVSTGGAPLPDEAFLRVTVAGVLRPDADDWVAMITPSNYSSVSGCPLSGANYVQTGDLAHLPLLCHYPVKAQYLTRDPGYLGCKTAACQKRDASGACSVRTCAATVTFHVVNFRTDVEFVLFSGGFRTPCVLQRSGALRFANPASPLYGHLSSTDSTATSMRLTWVSGDRRPQQAQYGVGKSATSQVATFTQNDMCCSPLLPSPAKDFGWHDPGYIHTAVMTGLQPSQAYTYRYGSDSVGWSDTNKFRMPPAAGSPETSFVIYGDMGKAPLDPSVEHYIQPGSISVAKAVAKEIQIGKVDSVFHIGDISYATGFLVEWDFFLNLIAPVASRVPYMTAIGNHERDYAESGSVYVTPDSGGECGVAYESYFHMPAVSKDKPWYSIEQGSVHFVVMSTEHKWSETSEQYKWMNQDLSSVNRSRTPWVIFIGHRPMYSSHVGIPVNVDPIFVASVEPLLLKYQVDLVFFGHVHNYERTCAVYRGICKGKPKKDASGIDTYDNSKYTAPVHAIVGAGGFSLDKFPKIVLDKWSLSRVSEFGYARVHATRADMLVQFVSSSTMEVRDQFKIVKPDPARRLRNQPVQP